In Ischnura elegans chromosome 3, ioIscEleg1.1, whole genome shotgun sequence, the sequence gaatatttaatttcaacacGTTTTTCAGcgtgaattttgattttttatgtgattttttaaaactatcaagTGAAAATGCTCCCTTGCTGTGAATTACAAGcgatatttatataaaatggaGTATATTTTTACCTTGAGGTCGGAGTGAGTGGAGTATAAATTAATAAAGTTAagaatggagaaatatttttctttgcagaGTGTAGAATACTTTTTTCGAAACTTTTAGCCGCTAATTGTATGAGGCACCGACCGGTTGAGGGCAAGTCGAAAAAGGCTGAGGTATTTTGACTGAAGTGAACTACCCTCGAGTAACAACGATGAATAATTGATGGGGATCCTCATTCAATACCTGTTACTTATCTCAAGTAGAATTTTTTCCCGACTCCAGTAGAATTTTTTCCTCGAAGAAATTATTCATCACATTCAAGTGCGCATGAAAGATATGAATGTGGGAACAggaccaagagagagagagagagagttaacTGGTTGAGGAAAGGGCAATGAGAGGTCAAGGGCGTTTTCACTCCGGCTGTCAGGTTTAAAACATTAAAAGCGGATGcactttttccttttcatttgaaaCCACGGTGGCAAAGTGCTAATCCCTttagtttccaagtaggcttccgcggagattatgatggtatctggtgatttttccgggtctTCTTCCGCGtgtatccattttgtaggacaatatttcgccaacgttccagttggcttcctcaggtcctcttaagtgttgatgcagaaatttgttcatgttctcgggtagtagcggccatacccgagaataatcagggaggcaattgaaatcgccaaaacgacaaagaacttcaaccgtgaagacggctacaatctcgccagtgcgtggaaaagggtcttcaaagatcctgaccaatcagggcacacctccacaaaaaaggcggcaaacggggtgtatataacaTGAACAAAtgtctgcatcaacacttcagtggacctgaggaagccaactggaacgttggcgaaatattgtcctacaaaatggatacgCGCGGAAGAagacccggaaaaatcaccagataccATGCTAATCCCTTTAATGTTTGCCATTTATGTACCGGGGATTCCTGGGGTGGATAGAGTGATCAAGCAGCAGGCACGCTGTTTGTTACAATGGGTGTCATAatctctttaaaaatttataatctattttcgacattttattagTAAATACTACTGGTATTTTGTGAAAAAGGTCACTATTACTGATGAAAAGGGACCAgagttattttatttactctCTCCGCTTCAGAAAAAacggaataattttttaatgattaaaagaTAGGAGAAAAAACTGATGATCACCGCCAAAACAATTTACGGATTTATTAGCCATAATAATATAgcttaaaaactaaatttatatgCTGAATTAAAACCTGATCACAGAATTGCCATGTAATACCATGGTTTTAAATATTATGACCAAAATGTGCGGAAATAGCTACTTGCGGGAATTTTCTGGTGTCCATGTTGTTTGCCTTTCCGTTTGCCTAACTATACAGctgtattctatatttttttctactccaATTTCGTTTTGGAACGACGGTGTacgatttttatttacataagtaAGGTGGATAGAACTTTGCAATGCGCACCAAAGGGTCCATAATTGTTTAGTGAACTCTTTATGGGGTCGTTTCAccggaatgaaaatattttcctatgcgactaaaaaatctatttactttaAGCTACTGTACGATTATCGTATATTGCTGTTAACTTATTAAATGGAGATGGAATAAGTGTTTATTATACGCTATTCGGCTTTGGTGATAAACTATTTTTAGCAGAAAATCCTCCATAAAAGCCTAAAAAAGCTATTCTAGCTACTTCTAATTATACGAGAACTTTACAAGCGCAATTTAGGAGATTAATTTGAACTCATGAACTGCAAAACAATTCCGCAACGAGTGTATAATTGTAATACCTGTAAGTCACGTTGTCCTGTTGTCTAGCTGGCCAGTAATAGCCATTTTCCTCCTTCATAGTCAATTTCTTGGTAGTTATGATTATTTGTAGGCATTATATGCAATGAGTTCGGTTCGAATTGTAGCCTTACTGTGGAGAAGTCCAGCTCAAATGTCATCTGTGAAAGCATTATATAGATATGCCCAACTCCTACTGACGCGCCTTGTTGAAAACACTCAATTCCATCTCTTAGAATTTCTGTTGGAATTTTCAGAAGTTCCACTCTCGCTTCCACTTCCCTCAAATCATGCTAATTTCTTTTCTCACATCCTTTTAATTCACTCTAACAAATCCGTCCGAGTCAGATTTCTTCCAAATCCACTGGAAACTGGGCTTGAATACCACTTTCGATAACATAGTATcccaagaaaaaattacaatttctagCGCATTTCCtcatatttaggaaaaaaaaggcGCATTTATGTTCGATTTGACTGTTTATATAAATCCGTCCTCACTTTAACGTCAATTTACAGAATGCTATGCAGTTTAAATGATTTCGATGGTGGTTCTCGGTTCGGTATGGAATGCCATTcccaaaaaaaatatgatgatgccCAAGTCTCGTATCCACGACCCTAGTCTGAGGCTTTGTTTGATTAGatatgatgaatttattttgcgatttttctgaatttttgtgaaataacttcaataatttgTACTGTGGTGTTAGGTATAAGTTTGCAGAAGAGGTCTCGAGTCTTGATTTTGACTCAAGGTCACCCGAAGTCGCTAAAGGTAACTAAAAGTACTACTCTTAAGTCACTCAATGTTTCACGTCAATTTACAGAACACTACGTAATTTAACATGATTTTGATAGTGGTTTTAGGTTCGGTATGGTATGCCATTTCCAAAAACACATGACGATGCTAAGGTCTCTCAAGGTCGAAGTCACTCAAGTTCCCTACTAAATGattgcctttgaaaaatattattccttcCTTTCTCTACAATTAGCAGTATGATCTACTGATTGCTGAAATAAAAGGATTTAgattttccttcgcaattcacttttttctgttaattttagcAGCCTATCGCAGAGTAATAAACTAATCGCAgtttaatatacttataatagTAAAAAACTgatctataaaagagaaaatgtgCTGTATATCACTCTCTGCAGTGAGCACTGacctatttttttgccattgaagAGAATTTTTTCAGGCTTGATCACGCAGAACTTGGAcgttataaaagaaaatactggCTATTTTCAGTGAAATAATGATAACTGTCAACCGGTTAAGGCGAAGTTATGCATCACTCTCGTTCATGGGAGATAATACAAACTGAAGTGTATAAAAATGCAAACTATTTTTATATCTTGTAAGTGACCGGAAAACTACCTctactaaatttatatttttcctatatcttttaaAAAGTTAGTGATGTTGTGAGACGTTATTTTTTTGTATGCTTTTGAATCATCTGTATCGAAATTTATTGTACCGACATCTTAATGGCACTATCCTGTGGTTTTATGTTGTTAGTCCCATTGGTGGCAAAGATTTGGCAGAATATTAGGTTTGTTCGAGAGTCAAAATCCGTTCCTGGACCAAAACTCAGGaaagaaattgtaaaattttctgaaaaccgTTGGcagtaattttaaagataatttttttaacatttatttcaattattttgttctcGAATTTGTTCGTATTCGCGTCTTATATCATGTTTTCATCTGGTAATGGCAGcgattccttttttaaattaacaaaaaatgttttatatcgAATCTTATCAATCCTAAACTAGATTCAAAGTTGAAGGCCATATAATAATCTGTAATCAATTTCTTCTCAATTCTAGTAGCATCGAAATCTTTTCCCGTAAATATGTTGCTCAAATAAGTTTTACGGTATCATTCCCAAAAATTCGTTTATGTTAtactacaaagaaaataaatattgaatgaacTAAAATTAATGTCTAATGTCATTGATTGTAATGATTTAGTGGTCTTTTAACTTGAAAATGTCTTTTTAGAGGAATTTTAAATGGGTGGAAAGTGGGGTCGTTATCCTCAACGATTAACTGAGGCCGTTTAACTCATGAAATTTGAAGCCCTAGCACGTCTGCCCCTTCACTATTGCAGCTCATTTCCCATAGCCTCGTTTCAAATTGGCGTCACTGCCTCTGTCGCCTTTAATGAAGGGCGCTTTGTATAAACGGAAGGTTTTGGAAGCTTTGATGACGTTGTCTGTCAGAAGCATGGTTTGGGGTATACCTGTCTATTTGATTTTGAGCGAGCGCAGTTTTTATTGTAAAGTTGATTTGCTTGTGCTCAATCTATTACCTAGTCATGGAATTAACCCTCATCCACATCCCAAAGTTTACCTCGGTTCAATGCTTAGCCATCGTGaaagagtaattttgatttctacTATTTACAGTGGGTTGGCAAGCAATCGCATAAGTTGTCCCCATGCACGAGAATAAATACGTTTATAATGTTTAATAAGCTCAAATAAGCACGCAGATGATTAGTAGAAAACTTAAAGCCATTTTTTCACAGGAGAAAATTGCTGAAGATTGACCTGTtgtgaaaattgtttttgaataaaaacaatttctgtCGTTTTTCATTaacgaaagacatttttattcCACACGTGAGGCTAAGAAATACTTACTTTCGCGATTGTTTTCTACGGAGTTAGAATATTCTGCATACGTAGCCGTTACTTTTGGATGAAAATTCCATACTGATCTTCATATATGTTTATATTAAGGTGAGATTTTGAGAATTGTAAAGCCCGtcgataatttttatattataagttattttttatcaaaatttttaaaattttctctctaaTAAATGAGTCAATTATCGCACCTATTTTATTTTACGCCATAGAAGAAAACGCTGCATTCTATCAATCGCAGGCTGTCAGACTTAAGTAAGAATTTTAGCTTTTAATCATATGCCATAAACATGATATAAAGTTCTTCTTGATTCCGCTGCTGATAATTTGGCTGACGAATAACCTTGACGATGCATCCGTAGTGGTTTTCAGGAGGAGAAACTTAGGAGAgatgaaatagcaaaaaataacgGGAGTGATAACATTTATTGCGTACCATTTTGTCAAATTTATTCTGGCCTGTAACCAGATTTATTATGGATTATGGCTGCTGTATGTTTTAGGGAATTCTAAGCGAATATACAAGAATGAAAAGTGAGTGTTCAGCTCTGCGGTTTTAATGCTTTGAGGCCTTGGAGATCATGGTGCTTAAATCCAACACGGGAGATGAAACTGCACCAACAGATAAAAGGAGTTGTGGACTGAATGCCGTGCAACACCAGTTAAGGCTTAGTTCTGGCAACAAAGGGTTAGATAGCCGACGAAAGAAGGACACCTTTTCCTGTAGACAAAGTGCACGATGCAAGTGCAAACCCTTTGTTGGTATCTGAGTGCAGTTATATAAAGGGTCTTCTTTGTAGTGCCCCGCGATTAGAATATATGTGTCATCTGTGGCATGGTTTACTAAATTAACTTTGGGGCGACTTATTCCAATCTTTAAAATATGAACATATCGAGGCagaaaagtgaatgtggccatatcgcatccacacgcttggcGCGTCGCGtagccgtactctccgccgccctCGGCcggaaccggagtcgaccgcacgctcaaaaaaacgatttaaaattcggggtcgGTGGTATGGTCAATATTTCACTTTATACTTGCAATCTAGAAGCTTGGTTATATAGcatggtataagtcacttggcaaAACTCGGCAGAATTATCTTCTTTTTCTCAACGtgtatgtgaaaaaaattgtatgaaaataggcaactgcatttttttatgtatctatGATAAATGCTTgataaaaatagttgaaaaaccACTTAATGGAAGAGGAAGaactataaatgaaaaaactgtgatatttttttcccatACACTAGTTAATTCGAGTGTAGTCGTTTCTCTTGACTTTGACCTCGTAAATTTTGTTGACGCTTGGGCACAGGAAAATTAAATCAGGTAATTGAACAGTCAAGatgagtgaaattttatttttaaattttcctgctAAGTTTCATTTTcctagctaaaaataaaaatgtttttgaagttttggctggcgtttttcgatttcagcccacagCGTAGCGTTTCTATCAGGGCCGGTGTTCCTTTGCCTTCTCTCAAGTTTAAATGAATTAGGGCCAATTCCCTCGACGCATGTTGGGACACCGGCTCCGTTGTATCGAGAATGTCATGTTCCGCCGACCGTAGACCTTTAATTTGGGCGTTGTCGTGTGAAATTAAAGACCACAGACCAGGGCGACCAAGTGGTAGGTATCCCTTTTTCGTTATCGATCGATTTTTGGCTTTGTCGTTGGTCGATaatttaattaactcatttattaatAGCTTGCTGTTTCACTTCTGCCTAAGTTGGCCCAAATACACCACAAGCGGGGTAAGCCTGATGCGTGTTGGATATTGGTCATCTGGTTTATAATGCAGATAATTTTATCAGCTCTACTATGGGTTACTAAATGCACACGCGTGAGCGCCGCCGGCGTTAGCCGGATCGTGCTGGTGACCGTGTTAACACCAACCCCAAGGTATATCAAGGACTGAAGGATGAGAGGGGTTTAGAACACACAGTCATTAAAACTGATTCCTAGGTTATCTTTGAGAAAGATTTACATTGCATAAACAATTGCCTCGGCTTCGTAGTAATCTGGTGGCAATACCAGAAACTAATTATCGAGGTAAGGAATCAACTGCTCTTCAAACTTGTTGAAGACTTCTCTTGCCACTGATATGGCCCATCGCTGCATTATAGCGGGGGCCAGGCAATGGCCTATCGGGATCCTACTAAAACAGTaatattttaatccacatttCGCACCTAAGAACTTTTTATGCTGGTCGTATATCAACATCTGATAAAACACGTCGGTGGGATCAAACTTGGCCATAGATCTTAGGGACTAATTATTGGTGTGGATACAAAGAAAATTCTGCCGATAAGACAATTGTTGCCGGTAAGACAATGTGTTGTTCTTGAGACATGAAACTCTTTAAAATCAGATGTTTTTTTGTTCCAAATACTCTTCATTTTCTTAAATATGCAATCCTTTTGCCTCACTACTTCGAACAATTAACCCAATATCTCTCCTCCGCAATCCTCCCTGTCCTTTCATCAGCAACTAACTAACAAAATcaacatcaataattaaatatcagaCGTTACAGTATCATAAAGTTTCATAgatgtcatttttttctatattggATAACTGTAAAATGTCTTGGTCTTTATTTGATTCCAATCTTAACTAAAACTTTAAGCCATTACCAAAATGAagtattcattaaattatatcctatttttggaaaaatgttctTTATCAGATAAAGTCAAAGTGCTagttaaatttaaagtataatttaaacattaatatcGTACTGAAgtgtattaattaaaatgaacGGATATAGCCGGATATTATTGTAAATGATTTATGAGCAAAACTGTAGAAgtttctgaaaaattattctacacGGAATAAGAATATTGTGCATAAATAGGTCAAGTAGGAGCTTCTATTATTTGggcaatattttataaaactgGTTGTTTTTCGCGCACAAATCATTGCTTATTTCACacttaacactttgaagcccagGGTATTTTCATATGCGGGTTGCCAGAAACCCGGgggttttgttgtttttttataaaatcatagtTTATTTGGAtaaccagaaaaaaaaattattttgcaaatattttatagaaGAAATCTTATactttaatgtaaaaaaagatcGAACTTCCtgtaacataaataaaatgaatatgactCATACAATACAACcactttttgaagaaaaataaaaatcctgaCATTGATATCACGGTGTCTTGTCAAGTTAGTCATTCACATACGAGATATAATTTGCTTTTGTGTGGTAAAGTTTGAAGCAATCTGGCATGCATAATGCCACACCACAACAGGAACACCACCAAATTGTTTCTCTCCTTGACACTTTTCCGGTACTGGCTTTTCCCCTGTCAGCACATACTTTGCAGGTTCTAGTGGGTTGTGATTTATTTTCCGTGGCTggaattttttccgcaaaatgtCGACCCAGAAGTCTGTTTGAAGAAATTGTTGTAGAGCATGTCTCCTTAGCTAATGTTGTCCCTTTCACAAGTAATCCCTCTCCAATCTTCAGCATAAAATCTgacaaatgcaaatttttcttcTGCTCCTTGCTTCGAGTTGCCCTGTATAACACATAGGCATTAGTTATGGCCATGGTGaacatatggaaaaatagtttctTCCACCACTTCAACTGCCTACGTTTGAATGGGTAATAAGCAATCATTTGGTCACTTCTATCCACTCCTACTTTATTCACATTGTAGTCCAAAATGGCATCTGGTTTGTTTTTCATCAAAAGTCCTTCCTTGGTTCGGACTTGAACCAAACTGGATGTCATTTTATGTTTTGTCGATAAGAGCAAAACATCACGGGTGTCTCTCCACTTCAGGCACAATAAATGTTTTCGCCGCATGTACGCTGTTTCCCCCTTTTTTAGCTTCCTTTTTATCACAGTTTGCTTTGGCAACCCCTTTCTGTTGGACATGCAAGTCCCTACAGCTTTTGTTTTTCTCTCCCATAAAAAATCAAACAGCGCAGGTGAGGTGTAGAACCTATCTGAATAAACAGTATGACCCTTATCAAAATAGTTTTGGAGCAGTCTTTGAAAGAGTGGCATGATTGAATTGTCTGCGTTGCCTTTCCCACAATATACCTCCATTTTCAGCACATAGCCTGATGCAGCGTCACAAACAATGAATAGTTTTATTCCATACTTTTCAGGCTTATTCTTCATGTAAACCCGAAAATGTACACGTCCTCGGAATCCACAAACCCCTTCGTCAATTGTCAAATTTTCAGATGGCGCATACGACGAAGCAAAGATTTCAACTAGATGGTCAAAATAAGGACGAATCTTGTGTAGAGGATCGTGATTTTCATTTCCTCGAGAAATGTAGGTAGCATTGTCGTTTACATGCAAATTTGAGAGAATAGCGGCAAATCGATTTCTACTCATAACAGACGATGGATACGGCGTTGATACAAATTTGTTGGTGGACCAATATTCTCTGAGTTTAGATTTTTTCACCAAGCACATATGAAtaacaatcgaaaaaaataaataaaattcgtgCATCTTCACGGGCTGCCATGAGTTCCATAGGCTATTTTTGACTACCCTTTTTTCTCGCCTTATTTTTGCAATGACAGATGATGCGTACCTGTTGGTTTCCACTTTTATGTGTTTTGCAATGGATGGTGGAAAGAATAGCTCGAAACATTCAAATGGAGATGAAGCAGCATCAATTGACGCCGTTACACCACTTTCCTCTTCAAACACTGGGATAATAGGCAAATTGTCCTCGTCCGACCAGCCAGTATCTGCGTTACATTGTATTCTTCGTAGCGCTTCAGCAGAAACACGTTGCCGCTTCCTCCCTTGTGGAACTGCCGATGAAGAACTCTCTTGTTGAGCTGGTTGGCTAGGTACATTACCAGATTCGTCAGAGCTACTATCACTGCTATCTACAGTATGTTTACAAAGAAAGATATCCAGCGTTAGaaataaataacaacaataaaactaataatataatatgtgtattacaaattataattagagcACGAAAATAAAGTAGTTCCCTCACTTTAGTCGAAGGCCTTACCAGATGGTGGAAATTCAGGATCTTCGGCGATTTCATCAATCTCTCCTTCAGAGCCAGAATCCAAGGTAGGCTCTTCTAAGGCctctaaaatatcattttcatctaAATTATGTGCCATATTCCAATGAAAAACTATCCAACCTCAGCAAGAAGTGTACACATACGTCGCACAACGTTGAACGCGGTCGCACGCAAGCTAAGAACTCACAGCCCCGTAGAGCGAAAACTGGTGAAAATTGTGGAGTCATTTCCTAATCCGACAAAGTGCATTTAGAAGCCGCTAAATGGCAGTACCGTCGATATAAGAAGGGCAAGGAGCTAAATGAATAGGTTACATTGTTTGGGACCGAGAAAATCAAcacggaatattttttaagtaatttaatccGACAGCCCGAGCTATGCTCGGGCTCGGGTCCCTGGGAGGAAATATGCAACCCGAGCCCTGCTCGGGCTTGGGCTTCTAAGTGTTAAAGGCCATTTTAAACGCGAAACTTAGCCTTTTATTGTACCACAGGCCAAGGTAAAGGAATTCTTATACAGTTTGAATGCGGTCAATGTACTTAAATGCCTTGAGTCTCTTGTAATTTTTAGTTAGTCTTGATCTAAAATGAGGAGGCAGCACGGTGTGTGTTTCTTATTAATCCCGCTTTTCAACAGAGATCCAATGCCGTCCAAAATCGTTTCATTATAATCCAGTCTCTTTGTCCATGCCCACCAATCCCTTATcttattttttcagataaaagGGTTCTCTCAACTGCTTCCTCGGCGACTTGCAAAACTTTTACACCCTTATTTTAAAACTCCAATCCGCTTCATCCGGTTGTTTTCATCCACCCCGACGAGCTTTTTCTCAGGATGTTATCCTGTTTTGTGGTATGGCATTTTTTTAGTCTAAACTTTTAATTAACGAGAGATCAAAAAGTGGAGGAAATGCTCTTagaaatttccttttcttctgtATAATATTGGTATGAAGTAACTATTGTCGATTTGGTAAGATATCAAATTAAACTCAacttatgaatttcatttttttgttattggcCGTCCCTTTTACCTACTCGTGTGTATGTTCTGAATATGTGTTTTTAAACAAGTCGTTGATAATTCTATGCACTAATTTCTGATTGCGGAAGTTAATTAattagttttcttattttttccatattgaatcAAAGCACCtaaagtttctaatttttagagggtttttataaaattctttaaattgaaatatgcATGCAACCTCGGTTGACTTTTCTTAAAGATCCCTACATATCTCAAGCTCATCTATTATCGGTATGCCTggcactgaaattatttttcattcaatttccttCCACCCAGCGATAAAGTGATCGACGTTAacctttatttccattttcaatttttattttataatatctccaggttctttttctcttttctgtCGCTTCAAAAAGTATTAAAACAGAGTTGATCATTGCAATCGTATCTCTCGGTCAAACcggtattgttttattttcaaagatattgcaACAAATCGTCCTGTTGTTTCCCCTTCTTAATGATTCTTTGATTGGGTCTTGTGTGTATCAGGTAAGAGCTGGGAAAGTAATAAACTAATTAATCTGAGAGCGATCCAACCTATCcggttatattttaaaatgatacttGTATTTTCGTATTAAAGCATGACATTGTTGGTTCAGTTATACGTACGATAAGTTTGATTATTAGCATTAGCgtgaaaatttttggtttaagAATTTATCTATTTTGGATATATATGTTAatctatattgaaataatttttattccattccaaaTCCTGTTTTCTAGAAGCGGAGATgacgtttcaattatttttataagaaagaAAATAGCGCAAAGTTAATCCAAAATCGTTGCAGTCATATTTGAAGTCGTTTTTAGGATATAACTAAGGCCTGCCAAGGAATAAGCACGATGAGCGAATGGTGGTGATCCATAATTCACTCTACAATTTAATAGTAGGTACCTAACATTCATATTGAATTTAATAGGGCTACAGAAATTTTGTTACACGAAACATTTTATGtttgtaattcttcgttaaaactttcgcgggtgctcgtcatgttgaattaaaacttttgggctatgtcgccgcgtcggcgaaacaggcagatcggttaaaacacgtctagaggagcacgagagagcaattcgacaggggcagtcaacgaagtccgcggtagccgaacacgcagcgctgggccacacaatcgaccttaaggaagcaaaaattgttgcgagagtgaaaggctttaaacagagactcgtaagagaagcaatagaaatatctaaagaggagaaaaacaacttggcaacccgtaatcggccaAAATAAtggacaacctactcctccaacctctcactcccctccccccaccacctgacacgtatacctatatatgtGAATTTAAATTTCCACCTCTTCAGATtaccttgagaaagcgaccaccatcggtcgggaaacgttggggccacccaaaatctgacgcggcgacatagcccaaaagttttgaTTCAACattttatgtttgatttttaatgtTGTCGGTTTTTATGgtaattactttttttacagATATGCCTATCCCCATTACCTGTTTGCCCCgctaattttgtcaatatataaattattggattttgtcaattttagtTACTGAGAAAGCGTTTTGTCACTCAGTCACTCTTTTCTTTCATAGTTATTTATTGCTGTGACAATTTTCGCtacatttcaaaaactttttgaaatttatttcctttacttGAAAATGGagtagtacaatttttgaaacatatttgtaatttttataatatcgTAAGGGTGTCTTTGACGTAAGATAAGATCCAGGAAATATAATTGACACCTTAATTACGGACGCAACGCAGATTAAAGTTTTAGTGGACCTTAATTACGGTAAAAAAAGTTTAGTTACGAAAATAGAAGCAACAGTATTTATTGGAGAATTCTTAAAATAATAGGTGAATTGATGACATTTGAATTAAAGCAATTTATTGACAAGGAATTCACCGTGAAAATTCCAGATTATTCTCCTGGAATTTTTTAACAGTGTGGTAAATAGAATTTACCATAAACACACGACTACCGAATATAATGTGTATCTAGATGTCTTAAACATCTCTTTTGAAAGAGTTACATGTGTTTATTCTGAATGTGACGGCAGAATTTTTATGTCTATCTAGCTCGCATCCGGGTAGAATTTCCAATAACTATTATGATAATCTCCAACAaaggaaactttttaaattaatttcaccctaatttcttatgttttcttaCGTACATAATTTTCTTACGCCCTCTTCCATCATAGCTTTCCTAAGTTATTTTACCTGACTCCCCTTGTTTTCTCTTCTAAGAGGGGTAATCGTtgaagagaatgggagggaaaccgttctcgtcccgagcttatataggtttcaataacccattgttgacccgatttgaattttcagggaaggcgatagccgttggtcattaaaTTGGGCCAgtaaccctctccatatgcggccgaggttatatccatcctccgtattgaagttgtttggccttttcgctatctcgacggattcacgtataagacgcggatggtattcttccgtcttcacCAATACCCTTGTTGCGTTAAGCATTATTTTTCCCAGGGCTGGAGGTGCACAAAAATTTGTTTCTcatttagttgaaaatgttt encodes:
- the LOC124155711 gene encoding piggyBac transposable element-derived protein 4-like translates to MAHNLDENDILEALEEPTLDSGSEGEIDEIAEDPEFPPSDSSDSSSDESGNVPSQPAQQESSSSAVPQGRKRQRVSAEALRRIQCNADTGWSDEDNLPIIPVFEEESGVTASIDAASSPFECFELFFPPSIAKHIKVETNRYASSVIAKIRREKRVVKNSLWNSWQPVKMHEFYLFFSIVIHMCLVKKSKLREYWSTNKFVSTPYPSSVMSRNRFAAILSNLHVNDNATYISRGNENHDPLHKIRPYFDHLVEIFASSYAPSENLTIDEGVCGFRGRVHFRVYMKNKPEKYGIKLFIVCDAASGYVLKMEVYCGKGNADNSIMPLFQRLLQNYFDKGHTVYSDRFYTSPALFDFLWERKTKAVGTCMSNRKGLPKQTVIKRKLKKGETAYMRRKHLLCLKWRDTRDVLLLSTKHKMTSSLVQVRTKEGLLMKNKPDAILDYNVNKVGVDRSDQMIAYYPFKRRQLKWWKKLFFHMFTMAITNAYVLYRATRSKEQKKNLHLSDFMLKIGEGLLVKGTTLAKETCSTTISSNRLLGRHFAEKIPATENKSQPTRTCKVCADRGKASTGKVSRRETIWWCSCCGVALCMPDCFKLYHTKANYISYVND